From the genome of Loxodonta africana isolate mLoxAfr1 chromosome 4, mLoxAfr1.hap2, whole genome shotgun sequence:
TCTGTTTCATCCCAGTCGTAATAGCTCTTACCCTTCAAGGTCTCAATGAGGAACTGTAGGCGCTTGGCAAAAGAAAGTGCTTGGGGAGGTCTAGTgggaggtggaggtgggggtgggaggggtggaggtgggggtggagggagaggTGGAGGAGGGGATGGGGGTTGGATTACTTGTGCGTGTAGGGGTCGATTCGGAGATGGAGGTCGAGGAGGGCGTTGGTAATACCAAGGAGGGTGAGCAGAGGGGGGCCGGGCAGTGGGGGGCCGGGCAAGGGCTGAATGAGTAGTAGAAGGTAGAGGGGTGCCAGGCTGAATGGTGTGCAAGACGTTAGAACCAATCTTGGAAGCAATCCAGTCCAGGTATGACCAGGTAGAAGTGTAGACACCAGGACGCTTGGCGCGGGCACAGCCTACTCCCCAGCTCGTGATTCCCACGACCACGAAGACGTTTTCCACGCTGTCTTTGCACATGAGTGGCCCGCCACTGTCCCCCTGCCCAGAAGACACAGAGGTCATTCTCTGCCTGGTCAATTCCCTGCCCAGCAGGATCATGGGACTCCAGGAAGGCACTGTCGGCAGCCCTGTAGTTTCCTGCTGCTCTAAACATGGGTGGTCTTGGTAGGGTGTGAGGTGATGCCAACAGCTCCAGTTGGGGTTGAGAAGGGTGTGGATTGTCACAGGTTTCCTTGTGGTGAGGACAGAAGTTTTACCTGATAGTAGCATGTGTGCATGAGTGGCTTCGGGTGTTTGTGTTCTCGGGGAGAAAGGGAAGCATTCTCTTCAGGGGCAGGTTCTGGGTAGTATGTTCTGCATCTTAGGGTGGATAAAGTTCCCAGTGTGGTGACTGGTTCTTTGTAGGAGCAGCTGGTTAGAGCCACCTCCCACCCCCATTGTGATTGCAGTTGGGGAAGGAGTCACTGGAATAGGGcctgggaggaggagaggagagagtgaAGATCAGGGACCCAAACCAGACGTGTCCCCAGAAGGCCCAGGATCCTGGAGGAGACTCAGTGGGACGAGGGACCTAGGGACCTGGGCATCAGGGGAAGGGTTACCTGGCAGGTGTCGACGTTGCCTTCAGGATACCCCGCGCACACATGGGTTGAGTGAATGCGCCCATTGTACCATTCAGTCGAGTTACATAAATCGAGGTCAATGAGGTTCACAAGGGCTTCCCGCAGCATAGGCGATGTCCTGGGGGCTATAGCCAGGTGACTTAGTGGTCAGTGATCGCTGAAGAGATGTCCTGAGAAGACCCTGCCTCCTCCCCTCCACTGAATCTCCTTGTCCTCTGTAACGCTCTATTTAAACCTCAGAACCTCTCTTGACGTTTTGCAATCAATCACCCACGGAAGTCAATGCCCCTGGCCTTTCCTCTACACTCCTGAGAGAAAATGCACATGCCAAAGAGCTGACAAGAGATAGTGGAGGTGGATGAACACATGGAATGAATGGAGGAGACATGGATTGAAGAAAGGTGGTTAGAGGAAGGGGAAGGCTGGACAGATGGTAGATGGAGGACGGATGGGTATCGTGGTGGAGACGGATTGTGGAGGTTGACTACAGTGTTAACAACAGCCAGCAGGTGTTGCATTTGTGGGCATCATCttacttaatcttcacaacaaccttgAGTGAGATGCTGCTGTTGCCATTAGATGAGGACACTGACGCACCATTTCCCCAAGGTCATGTCAGGAATGTGGCAGGACTTGGATTCAGACCCAGGATTGTTCCCCTCTAGATTCAAGCCTGGGACATACCTTTCACACCTCatagtctggctgtacttcaccCTCCCTCTTTTTATCCCCTCCTCCACCTAATTGTGGGCACGATATGGGAAGACAAAGTTATTGGTAGAGTTGGGTGGATGAGCCCCTCCTCACATGCCTAGTATCTATCTGTTCAGAAGACATTTTAGAGGAAGTGGTGTAGCCATGCCTCCACACACGAGCAGATCTTTCAGGGGCATGGAGGACAGAAATGGCCCATGAGGCCCAGCCAGAACTTCCTTCACAGCCCGCACACCTACGCTACAGTTCATGCAGCCAATATTGAACATGGCCTATGCAGAGCCCAACAACCAATGCAGCTGTGCCCTCTTCATTGGTGGTCCCACAGACAGTGGGTCCCGAAGAGCAGCACCTGGTCTGATCTACAGCCAAAGCAGCACTCACAACCCAGCCCAGGACAAGTGTCCTTGCCAGGCACAAAAAATTGGAACTAACCACTCCctgggtttggtggtttgagtACCGTCTGCAGTACAGATGGGAAGCAGACCCAAAATGTGACTCCGTAGCCCAGATAGGGAGAGAGGAACCACATGGGGCAGCAAGTGTAGGGCTAGGCATATAGCAGGCTTCATGGAATGCTGCCGAACACATTTGTAGAGTTCAGACTATATTTTTTTTCAGTCTCCTTAACCCCCACATTTCTTTACCATCCCTTGGGTAGGAGTAAC
Proteins encoded in this window:
- the ACR gene encoding acrosin, which gives rise to MVEMLPTAVLLILAVSVVAKDNSTCDGPCGLRFRQNPKGGVRIVGGQPAASGAWPWMVSVQFFNVRNSRRYHSCGGTLLNSHWVLSAAHCFSKKSKVFQWRLVFGAREVIYGNNVPLKPPVQERFVEKIIIHEKYTSSQEQNDIALVKITPPVPCGPFIGPGCLPRFKAGPPTVPQTCWVAGWGYVREKAPRTSPMLREALVNLIDLDLCNSTEWYNGRIHSTHVCAGYPEGNVDTCQGDSGGPLMCKDSVENVFVVVGITSWGVGCARAKRPGVYTSTWSYLDWIASKIGSNVLHTIQPGTPLPSTTHSALARPPTARPPSAHPPWYYQRPPRPPSPNRPLHAQVIQPPSPPPPLPPPPPPPLPPPPPPPTRPPQALSFAKRLQFLIETLKGKSYYDWDETDTSEPTSSP